A genome region from Candidatus Abyssobacteria bacterium SURF_5 includes the following:
- a CDS encoding citramalate synthase, protein MKVELYDTTLRDGAQGERITFSSEDQLLIAQLLDNLGIDYIEGGQPASNPKAVHFFKQVKQLNLKNARPVAFGGTCHPRRRVQEDESLRKLLDAGTRQITIVGKSWDFHVHKVLGVSLNKNLSLIDETIRFLISHGREVFFDAEHFFDGCKENPNYALSVLKAAEKAGAARIILCDTNGGSMLDEVSRAIDAAKKAVSVPLGIHVHNDSGLATANTLLAVQKGISQIQGTINGYGERCGNADLCIIIPNLCLKMGIPVVAKTRLQTLREVSHYVSELANITPRTNQPYVGYSAFAHKGGWHADAVGKDPRTCEHVPPESVGNHRRILVSEVAGKGSLASKANSIGIKLKAKDALTQQVVQRLKELEQAGYQFEGADASLELLMHKTRGTRKNYFRHAGFRVIVEKREDNQLTSEATIKVIVDGKGEQHTAAEGNGPVNALDNALRKALEPFYGQVREMHLSDFKVRILDAKAGTQAKTRVLIESRDKEDTWNTVGVDENIIEASWQALVDSIEYKLMKDERAKKKSRRKDK, encoded by the coding sequence ATGAAAGTCGAACTGTATGACACTACCCTGCGCGACGGCGCACAGGGCGAACGGATCACCTTCTCGTCGGAAGACCAGTTGTTGATCGCTCAACTGCTGGATAACCTCGGGATCGACTATATTGAAGGGGGCCAGCCCGCCTCCAATCCGAAAGCGGTGCACTTCTTCAAGCAGGTCAAGCAGCTCAACCTGAAAAACGCGCGGCCGGTCGCTTTCGGCGGTACCTGTCATCCTCGCCGTCGCGTCCAGGAGGATGAATCACTCAGGAAACTGCTCGATGCCGGCACCCGTCAGATCACCATTGTGGGAAAATCGTGGGATTTTCATGTCCACAAAGTCCTCGGAGTCTCGCTCAACAAGAACCTTTCGCTGATCGATGAAACCATCCGATTTCTCATCTCGCACGGGCGCGAGGTATTCTTTGACGCCGAACATTTTTTCGACGGCTGCAAGGAGAATCCGAACTATGCTCTGTCGGTGCTAAAGGCGGCCGAAAAGGCCGGCGCCGCGCGAATCATTCTTTGCGATACGAACGGCGGCAGCATGCTCGACGAAGTATCCCGGGCTATCGATGCGGCGAAGAAGGCGGTCAGCGTTCCGCTCGGCATCCACGTGCATAATGATTCCGGGCTGGCGACCGCCAATACCCTGCTGGCCGTGCAGAAAGGCATTTCGCAGATACAGGGAACCATTAACGGTTACGGAGAACGCTGCGGAAATGCCGACCTGTGCATCATCATTCCCAACCTGTGCCTCAAGATGGGGATCCCGGTGGTCGCTAAAACGCGGCTTCAGACGCTCAGAGAGGTTTCGCATTACGTGAGCGAACTGGCAAATATCACTCCGCGCACGAACCAGCCCTACGTCGGGTACAGCGCATTCGCCCATAAGGGCGGATGGCATGCCGATGCCGTCGGCAAGGACCCGCGCACATGCGAGCACGTGCCGCCCGAATCGGTTGGCAACCACCGGCGCATTCTCGTTTCTGAAGTGGCCGGAAAAGGAAGCCTTGCATCCAAGGCGAATTCGATCGGCATCAAGCTCAAGGCGAAGGATGCGCTGACGCAACAGGTGGTTCAGCGCCTGAAGGAGCTCGAACAGGCGGGATATCAATTCGAGGGCGCCGATGCCTCGCTCGAACTGCTAATGCACAAGACTCGCGGCACCCGCAAAAACTATTTCCGGCACGCGGGCTTTCGCGTGATCGTCGAGAAGCGCGAGGACAATCAATTGACATCCGAGGCGACTATCAAGGTGATCGTCGACGGCAAGGGCGAACAACATACGGCCGCTGAAGGTAATGGCCCGGTCAATGCCCTCGATAACGCATTACGCAAGGCGCTCGAACCGTTTTATGGGCAGGTTCGCGAGATGCATCTGTCCGATTTCAAAGTCAGAATCCTCGATGCCAAGGCCGGCACTCAGGCCAAGACGCGCGTGCTTATCGAATCCCGCGATAAGGAGGACACCTGGAACACCGTGGGCGTGGACGAGAACATCATCGAGGCAAGCTGGCAAGCGCTCGTTGACAGCATCGAGTACAAACTGATGAAAGACGAACGAGCAAAGAAGAAAAGTCGGAGGAAGGACAAATGA
- a CDS encoding aspartate kinase, translating to MRKAGETVALIVQKYGGTSVANTEKIKNVARRVAETRNGGNKLIIVVSAMGEMTDELVDLASQITDSPNEREYDMLLSTGEQISVALLAMALQALGHEAISFTGGQVGIKTDGWHTKARILSIDTSRIQKELEAGKIAIVCGFQGVNSDYDITTLGRGGSDTSAVALAAAFRADLCEIYTDVDGVYTADPRIVPEARKLARIAYDELLEMASLGAQVMQPRAVEFGKKYGVPMRIRSSYNKDTGTLVTKEVAAMEKVVVSGATLNEKEAKITLVGVTDKPGVAATLFENIAAQNIVVDMIIQNVSEGGLSDISFTVPKDDMKKAVKVAEQIKKEIGARDVRADSNIAKVSVVGVGMRSHSGVAAKMFKTLADEGINIDMISTSEIKISCVVEGSRGRDALRALHGVFELEKAAALIEEQAHESRTV from the coding sequence ATGAGAAAGGCGGGAGAGACTGTGGCTCTGATTGTACAGAAATACGGCGGGACTTCGGTCGCAAACACAGAGAAAATAAAGAACGTTGCCCGGCGCGTTGCCGAGACCAGGAACGGCGGCAACAAGCTTATAATCGTCGTTTCCGCAATGGGCGAGATGACGGACGAGTTGGTTGATCTGGCGAGCCAGATCACCGATTCGCCCAACGAACGCGAGTACGATATGCTACTGTCGACCGGCGAGCAGATTTCCGTGGCGCTGCTGGCGATGGCGCTTCAAGCGCTCGGGCACGAGGCCATTTCGTTTACCGGCGGACAGGTCGGCATCAAGACCGACGGCTGGCACACCAAGGCGAGGATCCTCTCGATCGACACTTCTCGAATCCAAAAGGAACTGGAAGCGGGGAAAATTGCAATCGTGTGCGGGTTCCAGGGAGTCAACAGCGACTATGACATCACCACGCTCGGGCGGGGCGGCTCCGACACGAGCGCGGTTGCCCTGGCGGCGGCGTTCAGAGCGGATCTTTGCGAAATCTATACCGACGTCGACGGCGTCTATACGGCCGATCCCCGCATTGTGCCCGAAGCGCGCAAGCTCGCTCGGATCGCATACGACGAACTGCTGGAGATGGCCAGTCTCGGGGCGCAGGTCATGCAGCCGCGCGCAGTCGAATTCGGTAAGAAATACGGGGTGCCGATGCGGATCAGGTCGAGCTACAACAAAGACACCGGTACCCTTGTCACCAAGGAGGTAGCTGCAATGGAAAAAGTAGTGGTCAGCGGTGCGACGTTAAATGAAAAGGAAGCCAAAATCACGCTGGTCGGCGTTACCGATAAACCCGGTGTCGCCGCAACACTTTTCGAAAATATCGCCGCCCAAAACATCGTGGTCGATATGATCATTCAGAACGTCAGCGAAGGCGGCCTGAGCGATATCTCCTTTACCGTTCCCAAGGATGACATGAAGAAGGCGGTCAAGGTGGCGGAACAGATCAAAAAGGAAATCGGTGCAAGAGACGTCCGCGCCGACAGCAACATCGCGAAGGTTTCCGTCGTCGGAGTCGGAATGCGAAGCCATTCGGGCGTGGCCGCCAAGATGTTCAAGACGCTCGCCGACGAGGGGATCAATATCGACATGATCAGCACCTCCGAGATCAAGATATCCTGTGTCGTCGAAGGCAGCCGCGGGCGCGACGCCCTCCGCGCGCTCCATGGCGTGTTTGAGCTGGAGAAAGCCGCCGCCCTCATCGAGGAACAAGCGCATGAAAGTCGAACTGTATGA
- a CDS encoding 30S ribosomal protein S1, which translates to MAFEEKHEPARTEPEPTAEARRVAPRHRISSVQSEDLSDADLDKIEDMSQIYEQTLKDFEEGEVVKGSIVSVGPDYVLVDIGYKSEGTIHLSEFSEPDQVKVGDEVDVLIEIAEDQDGMIVLSKTKADKIKNWAKIQKLFEDNQLVEGKIVRKVKGGFKVDIGLDAFLPASQIARRPVGDLDQYLGKVYKFRIIKLTKRRRNVVLSRKQVLEEARSEDKARLLGTLEIGKELEGVVKNITDFGAFIDVGGIDGLLHITDMSWGRIKHPSEVLSVGEKVRVKVLNFNKEDEKISLGLKQMTPNPWSHVEEKYPIGAAVRGRVVSMTDYGAFVQLEEGVEGMVHISEMSWTKRVRHPSEIVHIGQEIDVKLLNVDAKNEKISLGIKQIGENPWVRMKEKYPTGTIVKGLVRNLTDYGAFIQIEEGIDGLLHISDMSWTKKVNHPSEVLKKGDEVEVQVLNVDSQHERISLGLKQLEADPWREVGKRYRAGDYVETSISKLVSFGAFARLDNGIEGLIHISELSKDRVAKPEEVVHPGEKVVVKIISIDPSTRKIGLSLKQYKEELEKADTAEYQNNVASNVSIGEVAGEELSAKIAEAAEAEETGVAAPEEETDATAAEAEETEVREGD; encoded by the coding sequence ATGGCATTTGAGGAAAAACATGAACCCGCTCGTACTGAGCCCGAGCCGACGGCGGAGGCGCGGCGAGTAGCACCCCGACACCGCATTTCCTCTGTTCAGAGTGAAGATCTAAGCGACGCAGACCTCGACAAAATCGAGGACATGTCCCAGATTTATGAGCAGACCCTGAAGGATTTCGAGGAAGGCGAAGTAGTAAAAGGAAGCATTGTTTCGGTTGGACCGGACTACGTGTTGGTGGACATCGGCTATAAGTCGGAAGGCACGATTCATCTTTCCGAATTTTCAGAGCCCGACCAGGTGAAGGTCGGCGATGAGGTTGACGTCCTCATCGAGATCGCGGAAGATCAGGATGGAATGATCGTCCTCTCGAAGACAAAAGCCGACAAAATCAAGAACTGGGCCAAGATTCAGAAGTTGTTCGAGGACAATCAGCTTGTCGAAGGCAAAATTGTCCGCAAGGTAAAAGGCGGCTTCAAGGTCGATATCGGACTGGACGCTTTCTTGCCGGCTTCGCAAATCGCGCGCCGGCCCGTCGGCGATCTCGACCAGTATCTTGGGAAAGTGTATAAGTTCCGGATTATCAAACTGACCAAACGGCGAAGGAACGTCGTGCTCTCGCGCAAGCAAGTGCTCGAGGAGGCCAGGAGCGAAGACAAGGCCCGCCTGCTGGGCACTCTCGAGATCGGGAAGGAACTCGAGGGCGTCGTGAAGAATATCACCGACTTCGGCGCATTCATCGACGTCGGAGGGATCGACGGCCTGCTCCACATCACCGATATGTCGTGGGGCCGCATCAAGCATCCGTCCGAAGTCCTCTCAGTCGGCGAGAAGGTCCGGGTGAAAGTCCTGAATTTCAACAAGGAAGATGAGAAGATATCGCTCGGCCTGAAGCAGATGACGCCGAACCCCTGGTCGCACGTCGAGGAGAAGTATCCGATCGGCGCCGCCGTCAGGGGGCGGGTCGTCAGCATGACCGATTACGGCGCGTTTGTGCAGCTCGAAGAGGGCGTCGAGGGCATGGTGCATATCTCAGAGATGTCCTGGACCAAGCGCGTGCGGCATCCCTCCGAGATCGTCCACATCGGGCAGGAAATTGATGTGAAACTGCTCAACGTGGACGCGAAGAACGAGAAGATATCGCTGGGCATCAAGCAGATCGGCGAGAATCCCTGGGTCCGCATGAAGGAGAAATATCCGACCGGGACCATTGTCAAGGGACTCGTCCGCAACCTGACCGACTACGGCGCATTCATTCAGATCGAGGAAGGCATCGACGGCCTTCTCCACATCTCCGATATGTCGTGGACCAAAAAGGTGAATCATCCGTCCGAGGTGTTGAAAAAAGGCGATGAAGTCGAAGTCCAGGTCCTGAACGTGGATTCCCAGCACGAGCGGATATCACTCGGGCTCAAGCAGCTCGAAGCCGATCCGTGGCGTGAGGTCGGAAAAAGATATCGCGCGGGCGACTACGTCGAGACCAGCATATCCAAGCTCGTCTCCTTTGGCGCATTTGCGCGGCTCGATAACGGAATCGAAGGACTGATTCATATCTCCGAACTCTCCAAAGACCGCGTGGCGAAACCCGAAGAGGTGGTCCATCCCGGCGAGAAGGTCGTTGTCAAAATTATCAGCATCGATCCTTCCACCAGGAAAATCGGCCTCAGCCTGAAACAGTACAAGGAAGAGCTGGAAAAAGCCGACACAGCCGAATATCAGAATAACGTAGCCTCGAACGTAAGCATCGGCGAAGTGGCAGGCGAAGAGTTGAGCGCAAAAATCGCTGAAGCCGCAGAGGCCGAAGAGACCGGGGTGGCGGCGCCGGAGGAAGAGACGGACGCAACCGCGGCCGAGGCCGAGGAGACGGAAGTTCGCGAAGGCGACTGA
- a CDS encoding cofactor-independent phosphoglycerate mutase: MKVALLIGDGMADYPVEELDGLTPLEAAETPNMDRLAREGTVGLVRTVPEGTAPGSDIANLNLLGYDVSRYYTGRAPLECASRNIDLTAEQIAFRCNLVTVADETMVDYSAGHIGSEEAAELIADIDRQLGDSSRKFYAGVSYRHLLVADPGGAKWETNLTCTPPHDIVGQPITSYLPQGENQQLFRKMMLESQKILSEHAVNLRRIRSGKRPATMIWLWGHGKRPSMPTFQQLYAMKGAVISAVDLIRGLGKYAGLNVIDVPGATGYFDTNYSGKAGHGIDSLKKSDFLFLHVEAPDEAGHAGNMQEKIRAIENFDRLIVGPITDALSGSEPARLLVLPDHATPLSVRTHVSDPVPFVAHGAAIPTNGCSGFSEAQAGRTRLYIEKGFELLPAYLKRDT, from the coding sequence ATGAAAGTCGCTCTCCTTATCGGCGATGGGATGGCCGATTATCCCGTTGAAGAACTTGACGGCCTCACTCCGCTCGAGGCGGCCGAGACCCCAAATATGGATCGGCTCGCCCGCGAAGGGACCGTCGGGCTGGTGCGAACCGTGCCGGAAGGCACGGCGCCCGGGAGCGATATCGCCAATCTGAACCTTCTCGGGTACGACGTTTCCCGCTACTATACCGGCCGCGCGCCTCTCGAATGCGCGAGCCGCAACATTGATCTTACCGCTGAACAGATCGCTTTCCGGTGCAACCTTGTCACCGTAGCCGACGAGACCATGGTCGACTACAGCGCCGGCCACATCGGCAGCGAAGAAGCGGCCGAATTGATCGCGGATATCGACCGGCAACTGGGTGACTCATCGCGGAAGTTCTACGCCGGTGTCAGCTACAGGCATCTCCTGGTGGCGGATCCGGGCGGCGCAAAATGGGAAACCAATCTCACGTGCACTCCTCCTCACGATATCGTCGGGCAGCCGATTACGTCATATCTGCCGCAGGGGGAGAACCAGCAGCTTTTCCGAAAGATGATGCTCGAATCGCAGAAGATTCTTTCCGAGCATGCGGTCAATCTTCGCAGAATCAGGTCGGGGAAGCGGCCGGCGACCATGATCTGGCTGTGGGGTCACGGCAAGCGCCCGTCGATGCCGACGTTTCAGCAGTTGTACGCAATGAAAGGGGCGGTGATCTCGGCGGTCGACCTGATCCGGGGTCTCGGCAAGTATGCGGGATTGAACGTAATCGACGTGCCGGGGGCCACCGGCTATTTCGATACAAATTATTCCGGCAAGGCCGGACACGGAATCGATTCACTCAAGAAATCTGATTTTCTTTTTCTTCATGTCGAGGCGCCGGATGAAGCCGGGCATGCAGGCAATATGCAAGAGAAGATCAGAGCGATCGAGAACTTCGATCGGCTCATCGTTGGACCGATCACCGATGCTCTCTCCGGCTCGGAGCCGGCCCGGCTTCTGGTGTTGCCCGACCACGCCACTCCGTTAAGCGTTCGCACGCATGTGAGCGATCCGGTCCCCTTTGTCGCTCACGGCGCCGCCATCCCGACCAACGGCTGCTCCGGCTTCAGCGAGGCGCAGGCCGGGCGGACGCGATTATATATAGAGAAGGGTTTTGAGCTTTTGCCGGCTTATCTGAAGAGAGATACATGA